One Aquisediminimonas profunda genomic region harbors:
- a CDS encoding ABC-type transport auxiliary lipoprotein family protein — MIRTFSAVGLGLALSACVSLGGKPPESLLTLSSAARVAADDMRTAVAGEAITIHVPVVPQALASNRVLVMNGATALAYVKDAVWAEAPARLFQRVVSETVAAKTGRVVLDVRQLALDQGTQVTGTLSAFGIDPDSGPSGQAVVTYDAAMTSDHGRTVRTRRFEARVPVSQIKPESVSRALNAAANKVAEDVASWISG, encoded by the coding sequence ATGATCAGGACGTTTTCGGCCGTCGGCTTGGGCCTCGCGCTTTCGGCATGTGTCAGCCTGGGAGGAAAGCCGCCTGAATCCTTGCTCACCCTGTCTTCAGCAGCGCGGGTTGCGGCCGATGACATGCGCACGGCGGTAGCCGGCGAGGCCATCACCATCCATGTGCCCGTGGTGCCGCAGGCACTGGCCAGCAACCGCGTTCTGGTCATGAACGGTGCGACGGCTCTTGCCTATGTGAAGGATGCCGTCTGGGCCGAAGCGCCTGCGCGCCTGTTTCAGCGCGTGGTCTCCGAAACCGTGGCAGCGAAGACGGGCCGGGTTGTGCTCGATGTCCGTCAGCTGGCGCTGGATCAGGGGACGCAAGTGACGGGGACACTGAGTGCTTTCGGGATTGACCCGGACTCCGGACCATCGGGGCAGGCGGTGGTGACCTATGATGCGGCCATGACGTCAGATCACGGCCGGACAGTGCGCACGCGTCGCTTCGAGGCACGCGTGCCGGTGAGCCAGATCAAACCTGAGTCCGTCAGCCGGGCCCTGAATGCTGCGGCAAACAAGGTCGCGGAGGACGTTGCGAGCTGGATTTCGGGTTAG
- a CDS encoding retroviral-like aspartic protease family protein: MARISIPLALLPLTLCAAPVAAQTADTGQTPATDEVATGLDDALRMTVPVMINGQGPFDFVVDTGADRTVISEELAERLNLPQSGTATLHAMGGSAKVKLVSIKTVQVSTNIAKRVEAAALPRRNVGADGLLGIDSLKNQRIVMNFQSNTMRVEPASVPEEAVPLDSDLIIVTAKTRLGQLVMVDADANGQKIWVVVDTGAQNSIANTRLRTLLVKRVPETEIKSIGMVDVLGRTTNAEYTVVNKLRIGGVSMGNAAIAFADAHPFKLFGLLRKPSMLLGVDSLRSFRRVSVDFATRKVKFLLPEEG, translated from the coding sequence GTGGCGCGTATCTCCATTCCCCTTGCCCTGCTGCCGCTGACCTTGTGTGCGGCACCGGTGGCAGCCCAAACCGCTGATACCGGACAAACTCCCGCAACAGACGAAGTCGCCACCGGGCTTGACGACGCGCTGCGCATGACCGTTCCTGTGATGATCAACGGCCAAGGGCCCTTCGATTTTGTTGTTGATACTGGCGCCGACCGGACTGTCATTTCCGAGGAACTCGCGGAGCGACTGAACTTGCCGCAATCAGGCACGGCCACGCTACATGCCATGGGCGGCTCGGCCAAGGTGAAGCTGGTCTCGATCAAGACCGTCCAGGTTTCGACAAATATCGCCAAGCGGGTCGAGGCGGCGGCATTGCCGCGGCGCAATGTCGGCGCAGACGGATTACTGGGCATCGACAGCCTGAAGAATCAACGCATTGTCATGAACTTCCAGTCGAACACGATGCGCGTCGAGCCGGCAAGTGTTCCCGAAGAAGCCGTTCCGCTCGATTCCGACCTTATCATCGTGACGGCCAAGACGCGGCTCGGCCAGCTGGTGATGGTCGATGCCGATGCCAATGGCCAGAAAATCTGGGTGGTGGTCGATACGGGAGCCCAGAACAGCATCGCCAATACCAGATTGCGGACCCTGCTTGTCAAACGCGTCCCCGAAACCGAGATCAAGTCGATCGGCATGGTCGACGTTCTGGGCCGGACCACAAATGCCGAATATACTGTGGTCAACAAGCTCCGGATCGGTGGCGTTTCGATGGGCAATGCGGCCATTGCCTTTGCCGATGCGCACCCGTTCAAGCTGTTTGGCCTGTTGCGCAAGCCGTCGATGCTGCTCGGCGTTGACAGTTTGCGGTCGTTCCGGCGCGTTTCGGTCGACTTTGCCACCCGGAAGGTGAAATTCCTCCTGCCCGAGGAGGGCTAA
- a CDS encoding ligase-associated DNA damage response DEXH box helicase: protein MVQLPSILKDWFASKGWTPRRYQLEMLNAARNGEHALLVAPTGAGKTLAGFLATLAELVESPTEGLHTLYVSPLKALAVDVRRNLLLPVEEMGLDIRVETRTGDTPSDRKARQRARPPQILLTTPESLSLLLSYPDSFGMFSGLRKVIIDEVHAFAPQKRGDLLSLSLARLQAINPGLRRVALSATVADPDAYRQWLAPEGLGTSVRLVEGDPGAPPIITMLLPEGEIPWGGHSGRYAAAQVMAEIETHETTLVFCNTRGLAELIFQELWAVNELKLPIGIHHGSLDIEARRKVENAMAEGRLRGLVATASLDLGVDWGNVDCVIQMGAPKGSSRLMQRIGRANHRLDEPSEAIIVPGNRFEYLEAQGAIDAIAEGVRDGDAFRPGGLDVLAQHIMACACAVPFDEQEMLAEIQTAQPYQMLDVGTFTRVLGLIATGGYALKAYDKFRRLVRNPDGRWRVTHPKFAAQYRLNAGIIVDSPMLAVRFRNGRKLGMLDEFFAASLVKGDCFFFAGMSLEVEGVDATDLIVRATTRRARIPSYGGARMPLTTHLADRVRTFLHDRSQWARFPDDVRVWLEMQARRSMLPAPDQLLIESFLRDGLHYLVSYSFEGWNAHQSLAMLITKRMDALGLQPVGFVASDYAFAIWGLQPVEDPRPLFSPDILHEEFIDWVEQSALLKRAFREVAVISGLVERQHPGKRKSGRQVTFSTDLIYDVLRKYEPDHLLLEAAWADARARMTDVGRLGALLDRAARSIVHKRLSRVSPLAVPVLVLIGRESVSGPDTDDAILIEAEALAAEAMSPAH, encoded by the coding sequence GTGGTTCAACTTCCCTCGATCCTAAAAGACTGGTTCGCGTCGAAAGGCTGGACGCCGCGTCGTTACCAGCTTGAGATGCTCAATGCCGCGCGCAATGGAGAGCATGCGCTGCTTGTCGCACCAACCGGCGCAGGCAAGACCCTGGCCGGATTTCTCGCAACCCTTGCAGAGCTTGTCGAAAGCCCGACCGAGGGCCTGCACACGCTTTATGTCTCACCCTTGAAAGCGCTTGCTGTCGATGTACGGCGCAACCTCCTCCTTCCGGTCGAGGAGATGGGGCTCGATATCCGGGTCGAGACCCGCACCGGGGATACACCGTCGGACCGCAAGGCGCGCCAGCGTGCACGGCCGCCCCAGATCCTGTTGACCACGCCCGAATCGCTGAGCCTGCTACTGTCCTATCCGGACAGTTTCGGCATGTTTTCCGGGCTCCGTAAGGTCATCATCGACGAAGTTCACGCCTTTGCGCCTCAGAAGCGCGGAGACCTCCTCAGCCTGTCGCTGGCCCGGCTTCAGGCCATCAATCCCGGGCTGCGCCGCGTGGCCCTGTCTGCAACCGTGGCCGATCCCGATGCCTATCGCCAATGGCTGGCGCCGGAGGGGCTTGGTACGTCCGTCCGGCTGGTCGAAGGCGATCCCGGCGCGCCTCCCATCATAACCATGTTGCTGCCGGAGGGCGAAATTCCCTGGGGCGGGCATTCCGGGCGCTATGCCGCGGCCCAGGTGATGGCCGAAATCGAGACCCACGAAACCACGCTTGTCTTCTGCAATACCCGAGGGCTGGCCGAACTGATCTTTCAGGAGCTCTGGGCGGTCAATGAGCTGAAGCTTCCGATCGGCATCCACCATGGCAGCCTCGATATCGAAGCCCGCCGCAAGGTCGAAAACGCGATGGCGGAGGGCCGGTTGCGGGGGCTGGTCGCAACGGCCAGTCTCGACCTCGGGGTCGACTGGGGCAATGTCGATTGCGTCATCCAGATGGGCGCGCCCAAGGGATCGTCCCGGCTGATGCAACGGATCGGGCGCGCAAACCACCGGCTCGACGAGCCGAGCGAGGCGATCATCGTTCCGGGCAATCGCTTCGAATATCTGGAAGCGCAGGGCGCGATCGACGCCATTGCCGAAGGGGTGCGGGACGGTGACGCCTTTCGCCCCGGTGGGCTTGACGTGTTGGCCCAGCACATCATGGCCTGCGCCTGTGCTGTGCCGTTCGACGAACAGGAGATGCTTGCCGAAATCCAGACAGCGCAGCCCTATCAGATGCTTGATGTCGGAACATTCACGCGCGTCCTTGGGCTCATCGCCACGGGTGGCTATGCGCTGAAGGCCTATGACAAGTTCCGGCGGCTCGTCCGCAATCCTGATGGCCGGTGGCGCGTCACGCATCCGAAATTTGCAGCACAATATCGCCTAAACGCAGGGATCATCGTCGATTCGCCCATGCTGGCGGTGCGGTTCAGGAACGGCCGCAAACTGGGCATGCTGGACGAGTTCTTCGCCGCAAGCCTCGTGAAAGGCGATTGCTTCTTCTTCGCCGGAATGAGCCTGGAAGTCGAAGGCGTCGATGCGACCGACCTGATTGTACGCGCAACTACCAGGCGAGCCCGCATCCCCAGTTACGGAGGCGCGCGCATGCCCCTGACCACGCACCTTGCAGACCGGGTGCGCACATTCCTTCACGACCGCAGCCAATGGGCGCGTTTCCCGGACGATGTGCGGGTCTGGCTCGAGATGCAGGCCAGGCGGTCGATGCTGCCCGCCCCCGATCAGCTCCTCATCGAGAGTTTTCTGCGCGATGGCCTCCATTATCTTGTGTCCTACAGCTTTGAAGGCTGGAATGCGCATCAGTCGCTCGCGATGCTGATCACCAAGCGGATGGACGCCTTGGGATTGCAGCCTGTGGGTTTCGTTGCGAGCGACTATGCCTTTGCGATCTGGGGCCTCCAGCCCGTGGAAGATCCCCGCCCGCTCTTTTCGCCGGACATCCTGCACGAAGAGTTCATCGACTGGGTTGAGCAATCGGCGCTTCTGAAACGTGCCTTCCGGGAAGTGGCCGTGATTTCGGGATTGGTCGAACGCCAGCACCCCGGCAAGCGCAAGTCGGGTCGTCAGGTAACGTTTTCGACCGATCTGATCTATGATGTCCTGCGCAAATATGAGCCGGACCACCTCTTGCTCGAAGCGGCTTGGGCAGACGCGCGCGCGCGCATGACGGACGTGGGGCGGCTTGGTGCGCTGCTCGACCGGGCAGCACGGAGCATTGTCCACAAGCGCCTGTCGCGCGTGTCGCCACTTGCCGTGCCTGTCCTCGTGCTCATCGGACGGGAAAGCGTTTCTGGCCCCGATACGGACGATGCCATCCTTATCGAGGCGGAGGCCCTTGCTGCGGAAGCCATGTCCCCTGCGCATTGA
- the pgmG gene encoding phosphoglucomutase/phosphomannomutase PgmG — translation MSHHFDPVALREYDIRGIVGKTLGEADAYAIGRTFGTIVRRDGGKCVAVGYDGRLSSPMLEASLLKGLTESGIDVVRVGLGPTPMLYYAESVLDGVDGGIQITGSHNPADYNGFKMVLRHGPFYGEDIQKLGRMAAVADWESGAGATTDCDIEDAYVARLARDYPGRAFRIGWDAGNGAAGRVIEKLTRLLPGEHHLLYTQIDGRFPNHHPDPTVEENLADLKALVAEKSLDFGVAFDGDGDRIGAIDGQGRVIWGDQILSILAESVLQQEPGATIIADVKASQALYDRIAELGGQPLMWKTGHSLIKVKMKETDSPLAGEMSGHIFYRHGWYGFDDAQYVAVRFMQAIAEQGGSLTAIRDAMPDMINTPELRFQVDESRKFAVVDEVLARLEAEGANINRTDGARVNTPDGWWLLRASNTQDVLVARAEAQDQAGLDRLMAQIDAQLAASGLKRGESVGH, via the coding sequence ATGTCACATCACTTCGATCCGGTCGCGCTCCGCGAATATGATATCCGCGGCATAGTTGGGAAAACCCTTGGAGAGGCGGATGCTTATGCCATCGGCCGGACCTTCGGCACGATAGTCCGCCGCGACGGCGGCAAATGTGTCGCGGTCGGTTATGACGGCAGGCTCTCATCGCCCATGCTCGAAGCCTCCTTGCTGAAGGGGCTGACGGAAAGCGGGATTGATGTTGTGCGGGTCGGGCTAGGTCCAACGCCCATGCTCTATTACGCCGAATCGGTGCTCGATGGCGTCGATGGGGGCATCCAGATTACCGGCAGCCACAATCCGGCCGACTATAACGGCTTCAAGATGGTGCTGCGTCACGGCCCCTTCTACGGTGAGGATATCCAGAAGCTCGGGCGCATGGCCGCCGTCGCAGACTGGGAAAGCGGTGCCGGCGCAACAACGGACTGCGATATCGAGGATGCCTATGTCGCGCGGCTGGCCCGCGACTATCCTGGCCGCGCTTTCCGCATCGGCTGGGACGCTGGCAACGGCGCCGCCGGACGGGTGATCGAGAAGCTGACACGCCTTCTCCCCGGTGAGCACCACCTTCTGTACACCCAGATCGACGGGCGGTTCCCGAACCATCATCCCGATCCCACGGTCGAGGAAAATCTCGCCGACCTCAAAGCCCTTGTTGCGGAAAAGTCGCTTGATTTCGGCGTTGCCTTTGACGGCGACGGCGACCGGATCGGGGCGATCGACGGACAGGGCCGCGTGATCTGGGGCGACCAGATTCTTTCCATTCTGGCAGAATCCGTGCTTCAGCAGGAACCGGGCGCAACGATCATTGCCGATGTGAAGGCCAGCCAGGCCCTTTATGACCGGATTGCCGAACTGGGCGGACAGCCGCTGATGTGGAAGACCGGGCACAGCCTGATCAAGGTCAAGATGAAGGAAACCGACAGCCCGCTGGCCGGCGAAATGAGCGGGCATATCTTCTATCGGCATGGCTGGTACGGGTTTGACGATGCCCAATATGTCGCGGTGCGATTCATGCAGGCGATTGCCGAACAGGGCGGCTCCCTGACAGCCATCCGAGACGCGATGCCAGACATGATCAACACCCCGGAACTGCGCTTCCAGGTCGATGAAAGCCGCAAGTTCGCTGTTGTAGATGAAGTTCTGGCAAGGCTTGAAGCCGAAGGGGCCAACATCAACCGCACGGACGGCGCCCGCGTGAATACGCCCGATGGCTGGTGGCTTCTGCGGGCCTCTAACACCCAGGATGTGCTGGTCGCTCGCGCCGAAGCGCAGGATCAGGCGGGCCTCGACCGGCTGATGGCCCAGATCGATGCGCAGCTGGCTGCATCGGGGCTGAAGCGAGGGGAATCCGTAGGGCATTGA
- a CDS encoding division plane positioning ATPase MipZ, translating to MAQNTHVIVFANEKGGTGKSTTAVHTAVALQSTGHSVAAIDLDTRQKTMTRYLDNREATARRRQIDLPSPRHVALGLMTAAGLDQEMARIGSGADFIVIDTPGRDDPVSRAAIARADTIVTPINDSFVDLDLIGQVDAETFRVKRPSFYAELIWDLRKERARADGATVDWVVLRNRLQHIDAHNMRRVGKALVELSKRVGFRTISGLGERVIYRELFPKGLTLLDVDAIGGIGLSHIAARQELRELVAGLALPVRESDQPELAFA from the coding sequence ATGGCGCAGAACACGCACGTAATTGTCTTCGCCAATGAAAAGGGCGGCACGGGAAAGTCGACGACGGCGGTGCATACTGCGGTTGCGCTGCAGAGCACCGGCCACAGCGTTGCAGCGATTGACCTTGATACCCGCCAGAAGACCATGACACGCTATCTCGACAATCGCGAAGCCACAGCACGCCGGCGGCAGATTGATCTGCCCTCGCCGCGGCATGTCGCGCTCGGCCTGATGACAGCAGCGGGCCTGGATCAGGAAATGGCCCGGATCGGCAGTGGCGCGGATTTCATCGTGATCGATACGCCCGGACGTGACGATCCGGTCTCCCGCGCGGCGATTGCCCGGGCCGACACGATTGTGACCCCCATCAACGACAGTTTCGTGGACCTTGACCTGATCGGGCAGGTCGATGCCGAAACCTTCCGGGTTAAACGCCCGAGCTTCTACGCCGAATTGATCTGGGACCTGCGCAAGGAACGCGCCCGTGCCGATGGGGCAACCGTCGATTGGGTCGTGCTGCGCAACCGTCTGCAGCATATCGATGCGCACAATATGCGCCGCGTCGGGAAGGCGCTTGTCGAACTGTCGAAGCGCGTCGGCTTCCGGACCATTTCAGGGCTGGGCGAACGCGTGATCTACCGCGAACTCTTTCCAAAGGGCCTTACGCTTCTTGATGTCGATGCAATCGGCGGCATTGGCCTTAGCCATATCGCCGCGCGGCAGGAATTGCGTGAGCTTGTGGCCGGCCTGGCCTTGCCGGTCCGCGAGAGCGATCAGCCGGAACTGGCTTTCGCATGA
- the panC gene encoding pantoate--beta-alanine ligase has protein sequence MQIIRQLSALRERTKLIRESGRTLALVPTMGALHAGHMSLVELARRQADDVIVSIFVNPKQFGPNEDLDKYPRSEEADAARLAEAGVTALWMPSVSEVYPDGFATSVKVANLGELWCGAARPGHFEGVATVVAKLFNQVRPDIAVFGEKDWQQLAIIRRMARDLDLDVEIIGMPIVRDTDGLALSSRNAYLSSADRQAALTLPRALNDAARDIGNGADVEATLADAKARLLAAGFTQVDYFALVDAATLEPLATHDRTGRLLAAARIGATRLIDNIAL, from the coding sequence GTGCAAATCATCCGTCAGCTTTCCGCCTTGCGCGAACGCACCAAATTGATACGCGAGAGCGGGCGGACCCTTGCGCTTGTGCCGACAATGGGCGCTTTGCATGCCGGACACATGTCCCTGGTCGAGCTGGCGAGGCGGCAGGCCGACGATGTGATTGTGTCGATCTTCGTGAACCCCAAACAGTTCGGGCCCAATGAGGATCTGGACAAATATCCGCGATCGGAAGAGGCCGACGCCGCACGCCTTGCCGAAGCAGGCGTGACCGCGCTTTGGATGCCGTCGGTGTCGGAAGTCTACCCAGATGGTTTTGCAACGAGCGTAAAGGTCGCGAACCTCGGCGAACTCTGGTGCGGGGCTGCCCGGCCGGGCCATTTCGAAGGCGTGGCGACAGTCGTTGCCAAGCTGTTCAATCAGGTCCGTCCCGACATTGCCGTCTTTGGCGAAAAGGATTGGCAGCAACTGGCAATCATTCGTCGCATGGCACGCGATCTCGATCTGGATGTCGAAATCATCGGCATGCCGATCGTGCGGGATACGGATGGTCTCGCCCTGTCATCGCGCAATGCCTATCTTTCCTCAGCGGACCGCCAGGCCGCTCTGACATTGCCGCGGGCGCTGAACGATGCAGCCCGCGACATTGGCAATGGTGCGGATGTCGAGGCGACCCTTGCTGATGCCAAAGCGCGGCTGCTTGCGGCTGGTTTCACGCAGGTCGATTATTTTGCCCTGGTCGATGCAGCGACGCTCGAGCCCCTTGCCACGCATGATCGCACAGGCCGGTTGCTGGCTGCCGCACGGATTGGCGCGACACGGCTGATCGACAATATCGCCCTCTGA
- a CDS encoding GNAT family N-acetyltransferase, producing the protein MRLSQSGRPDLAVARLAQGVSDFEADAWDRCAGTGNPFVSHAFLSILERSGSATVEAGWQPLPIAIDGPGGVLAGVAPAYVKSHSQGEYVFDHGWADAWHRAGGQYYPKLVVAAPFSPVPGPRLLTDDEGVARGLIAAAEAIVTQNGLSSAHANFLDARDVERFRAAGWLIREGSQFHWVNQTYGSFDDFLAGLSSRKRKAIRKERAHAQSGLEIVHLTGDAIAEAHWDVFWDFYQDTGSRKWGRPYLTRRFFSLLGESMADKVLLIFAVRDGRPIAGALNLIGEDTLYGRYWGCNEDVPFLHFELCYYQAIDFAIAHGLGKVEAGAQGEHKLARGYGPVPTWSAHFIADPGFRAAVADFVERERRAVEREIAFLGELTPFRKGG; encoded by the coding sequence ATGCGATTGTCGCAGTCAGGCCGGCCTGATTTGGCTGTCGCGCGGCTTGCGCAGGGCGTAAGCGATTTTGAAGCTGACGCCTGGGACCGATGCGCAGGCACCGGCAATCCCTTTGTCAGTCACGCCTTCCTCTCGATCCTCGAACGATCAGGCAGCGCCACGGTGGAAGCGGGATGGCAGCCGCTGCCCATTGCGATTGACGGGCCCGGGGGTGTTCTGGCCGGCGTTGCCCCTGCCTATGTCAAGAGCCACAGCCAGGGCGAATATGTGTTCGATCACGGCTGGGCCGATGCCTGGCACCGTGCGGGGGGTCAATATTATCCCAAGCTGGTCGTAGCCGCGCCCTTTTCTCCTGTGCCCGGGCCAAGGCTCCTCACCGATGACGAGGGTGTCGCGCGCGGCCTGATTGCCGCTGCAGAAGCGATTGTCACCCAGAACGGCCTGTCGTCTGCGCATGCAAACTTCCTGGACGCTCGGGACGTGGAGCGATTTCGCGCTGCCGGCTGGCTGATCCGCGAAGGGTCGCAATTCCATTGGGTCAATCAGACCTATGGGTCGTTTGACGATTTTCTGGCCGGACTTTCATCGCGCAAGCGCAAGGCTATTCGCAAGGAACGGGCCCATGCCCAATCCGGGTTGGAAATTGTTCACCTGACAGGCGATGCAATTGCAGAAGCGCATTGGGATGTCTTCTGGGACTTCTATCAGGACACAGGATCGCGAAAATGGGGCAGGCCCTATCTGACGCGCCGGTTCTTCAGCCTGTTGGGGGAAAGCATGGCCGACAAGGTCCTGCTGATTTTCGCCGTTCGGGACGGTCGCCCGATTGCGGGTGCGCTCAACCTGATCGGCGAAGACACATTATACGGGCGCTATTGGGGCTGCAACGAGGACGTGCCCTTCCTCCATTTCGAGCTTTGCTATTATCAGGCCATCGATTTCGCGATTGCACATGGTCTGGGTAAGGTCGAGGCCGGGGCACAGGGCGAACACAAGCTTGCCCGTGGCTATGGTCCGGTCCCGACTTGGTCGGCGCACTTTATCGCCGATCCGGGATTCAGGGCGGCTGTTGCCGACTTTGTGGAGCGCGAGCGTCGGGCGGTGGAACGGGAGATCGCGTTCCTCGGCGAACTGACGCCGTTCAGGAAGGGCGGCTAG
- a CDS encoding RidA family protein encodes MNPPALEQGPEDRLQALGLTLPKPAAPVAAYVPTVEANGMLYVSGQVSFQNNQLMVGRLGDDRDLAYGVQAARACGLMVLAQIKAALGSLDRVERVVKLNIFVNSDPRFTDQPKVGNGASELMVDVFGDAGKHARAAVGVPTLPMGAAVEVDAIVAVRPA; translated from the coding sequence ATGAACCCGCCCGCCCTTGAACAGGGTCCCGAAGACCGGCTTCAGGCCCTGGGCTTGACGCTGCCCAAGCCAGCAGCGCCCGTGGCAGCCTATGTGCCCACGGTCGAAGCGAACGGGATGCTCTATGTTTCTGGGCAGGTGTCCTTCCAGAACAACCAGTTGATGGTCGGACGGCTCGGTGATGACCGCGATCTTGCCTATGGTGTGCAAGCTGCACGCGCCTGCGGACTGATGGTGCTGGCCCAGATCAAGGCCGCACTGGGTTCGCTCGATCGCGTCGAACGGGTGGTCAAGCTCAATATCTTCGTCAATTCGGATCCGCGCTTCACCGATCAACCCAAGGTCGGCAATGGCGCGTCGGAACTGATGGTCGATGTGTTCGGCGACGCCGGAAAGCATGCGCGGGCTGCCGTTGGTGTGCCAACCCTGCCAATGGGCGCCGCCGTCGAGGTGGATGCGATTGTCGCAGTCAGGCCGGCCTGA
- a CDS encoding HAD family hydrolase, with protein sequence MSRPLLITDCDEVLLHMVVPFAEWLDEAHHIHFDLDLGDFANALRHKATGELVPGPNIWSLLQDFFRTEMPRQKAIDGAVDAVNAIAAHADVVILTNLTDDFQAARTEQLRAVGIEFPVFTNQGGKGRPLSRIVADYAPSVTVFVDDLAHQHISVAEHAPDVWRLHMVGEPRLQPFIKTPAAAHHRIDDWQNATGWIIDRFKGVPL encoded by the coding sequence ATGAGCCGTCCACTGCTGATCACCGATTGCGACGAAGTGCTCCTCCATATGGTCGTACCGTTCGCTGAATGGCTTGATGAAGCGCATCATATCCATTTCGACCTCGACCTTGGCGACTTTGCCAATGCCTTGCGCCACAAAGCGACCGGAGAACTGGTGCCCGGACCCAATATATGGTCCTTGCTGCAAGACTTCTTCCGCACGGAAATGCCACGCCAAAAGGCCATCGATGGCGCCGTTGACGCCGTCAACGCAATTGCGGCCCATGCCGATGTCGTGATTCTGACCAATCTGACCGATGATTTTCAGGCGGCGCGCACCGAACAACTGCGCGCGGTCGGGATCGAGTTTCCGGTCTTCACCAATCAGGGTGGCAAGGGACGGCCGCTTTCGCGCATTGTCGCCGATTATGCGCCGAGTGTGACTGTCTTTGTCGACGATCTGGCGCACCAGCATATCTCGGTCGCTGAACATGCACCGGATGTCTGGAGGCTCCACATGGTCGGAGAGCCGAGGCTCCAGCCATTCATCAAGACTCCTGCCGCCGCGCATCATCGCATCGATGACTGGCAGAATGCGACTGGCTGGATTATTGATCGCTTCAAGGGAGTTCCGTTGTGA
- a CDS encoding DUF3572 family protein codes for MLKAETNPHDTMALALSALAWILSDDARAGRLLALTGLDGADLRARIGDPALHDAIFAFLEAHQPDLMACAESLGVPPAQLARPEPQR; via the coding sequence ATGCTCAAGGCTGAGACAAACCCCCATGACACAATGGCGCTCGCGCTGTCGGCGCTGGCATGGATTCTTTCTGATGATGCCAGGGCAGGGCGGCTCCTCGCGCTGACTGGCCTTGACGGTGCAGACCTGCGTGCGCGGATCGGTGATCCGGCGCTGCACGATGCGATCTTCGCCTTTCTCGAAGCCCACCAGCCAGACCTGATGGCGTGTGCCGAATCGCTGGGCGTGCCGCCTGCGCAGCTTGCCCGGCCGGAGCCACAGCGATGA
- a CDS encoding response regulator translates to MAKRVLVVEDNELNLKLFCDLLRVHEFEAEGVRDAREAINRATLFAPDIIIMDIQMPHISGLELIEAIRRDVILRRIPVMAVTAYAGKGDEERIREAGADAYVAKPISLMKFIGVVRELADLADSRALV, encoded by the coding sequence GTGGCAAAAAGGGTGCTCGTTGTCGAGGACAATGAACTCAATCTGAAACTCTTTTGCGATCTGTTGCGCGTTCACGAGTTTGAAGCGGAGGGCGTTCGCGACGCGCGAGAGGCGATCAATCGCGCAACCCTGTTCGCGCCGGACATCATCATCATGGACATCCAGATGCCGCATATCAGCGGTCTGGAGCTGATCGAAGCGATTCGCCGCGACGTGATCCTCAGGCGGATTCCGGTCATGGCCGTGACAGCCTATGCCGGAAAAGGTGATGAGGAGCGCATTCGCGAGGCCGGGGCTGATGCTTATGTTGCCAAGCCGATTTCGCTCATGAAGTTTATCGGTGTTGTCCGGGAATTGGCAGATCTGGCCGATTCGCGCGCGCTCGTCTGA
- the rpmG gene encoding 50S ribosomal protein L33 produces MAKPTTVKIKLASTADTGFFYVTKKNPRTKTEKLSFKKYDPVVRKHVEFKETKIK; encoded by the coding sequence ATGGCCAAGCCAACCACCGTCAAGATCAAGCTCGCCAGCACGGCGGATACCGGCTTCTTCTATGTCACCAAGAAGAATCCGCGCACCAAGACCGAGAAGCTCTCGTTCAAGAAATATGATCCCGTCGTGCGCAAGCATGTCGAGTTCAAGGAAACCAAGATCAAGTAA
- a CDS encoding RrF2 family transcriptional regulator, which yields MLTQRSRYGLRAMLLLAREPKDHHPVPMSRIAAEASVPRKFLEIILTELKAANLVVSTRGKQGGFALARPAHLISLGDIIRVIEGPLALVPCVSRTAYKKCKDCRDEEKCEIRRAMMIVRDDTARILDGTSLAAAVSEDKEAA from the coding sequence ATGCTGACACAGCGTTCGCGTTACGGCCTGCGGGCCATGCTCTTGCTCGCGCGGGAGCCCAAGGATCACCATCCGGTGCCCATGAGCCGGATTGCCGCGGAAGCAAGTGTGCCGCGCAAATTCCTCGAAATCATCCTGACTGAACTCAAGGCGGCGAACCTCGTCGTTTCGACGCGCGGGAAGCAGGGCGGATTTGCCCTGGCCAGACCAGCGCACCTCATCTCGCTTGGGGATATCATACGCGTCATCGAAGGACCGTTGGCGCTTGTGCCCTGCGTCAGCCGGACCGCCTACAAGAAGTGCAAGGACTGTCGCGACGAGGAAAAGTGCGAAATCCGGCGCGCCATGATGATCGTGCGCGATGATACAGCGCGCATTCTTGACGGAACAAGCCTTGCGGCCGCCGTGTCCGAGGACAAGGAAGCGGCCTGA